From the genome of Desulfatiglans anilini DSM 4660:
TGGCCGCTGATACCTTTAGGGACCTATACTCTTCTTCTAGGCGTTCTGAGAGCCTCTGAAGGGCATTCCGTTTCTCTTGCTCCTGTTCTTTTTCTTCTTTCTCGATATCAAACAGGCTTCTCTGCAGGCGATAATCTTCCTTAATGGCTTTGATGGTGTAAGGAGCGATGTCGCTAATCAAGCTTTTATTGTATTTGTCCTCCACGTAACTGAGATTTTCTTCAATTCGTTCGGTATCATATTTTTTGACAATCTCCTGAGCTTGAGCATTTGAAAGGCAGAAATACTTGACCAGCTTTTCATAAAGCTCTTTATTGGAAATACCAGATTTTTCCAGTTCCGCTTCTTCCGGCACCTCCCAGAGATTTTCGGCCGGCTCCTCCTTCTTGCGATAAATTACAAAAGTCAATCCGGTCACTTTCCGGCCGGTTTTTTGCTCTTTAAATTCAAATCGAATATCGGTTTTGCTGTTCAGCTCCTTCTGGGCCGGCCTAATAACTCGGTTTTTAATATGACCATAGAGCTTGTATTCATTCGGCCGGATCCCCAGGACGTGGCGGAGCTCCTCGAGGTCCACCGCCCGCTGGCCAATTTTTTCATATTGCTTTAGCAGCTCGTAAAGACGCACCGAGTAAAAGCTTTTGAGCCGGATAACATCTTTGAGGCGGTATTGGGTGAAGTATTTTTTGATTTGGAGCAGGTATGGCTTCAGTTTGGGGTCAAAACTGAGCTCGACATAGCCTTGGCCTTCGAAATATTCAGCCGACGAAAGCCAGCTGATTTGAAGCAATGATCTTTCCGACCTAATTTCCAGGATTCTTGATAAGAGCTTCTTGGTAAGGTCTTTGGTTTTTCGATATCCGGCCTTATCCTTGATTCCGACAATGTCATTGAAATCTTTGACTCGGATTTGGTAGGTGTGAAAATCCACATCATCCGAGCGAATCATAGAGGCCATGAGCAAAATCAATCTTTGCTCCTGCGTGGTAAGCCGGTAAGACGCCTCGATCAGACGATTGGATTTAACAACAAGACTTTTTTCCTCCAAGTTTTTCACAATTAACTTCCTGTTTTCATACATAAAACTTGTTTTTTAATTTTTACATTTCGAATTCTACCATTATATCACTTTCTGTCAAGGGCTGTGATAATCACGCCAGCATTTTGTGATATTTAACCAGCAAAACGTGATTATTCGCCAGTAAAGTGTGATATTTGACCAGCAAAAGGTGATGTTTCGCCAGCAAAGTGTGATGTTTAGGTCTGTAATTGCCCGTAAATAAACGGTTTTTTGGACCCGAAAACAATTAAAAGAGTTAAAATATATAAAACAACAACAACAGGGAAACCGGCAAAAGCCGGAGGGCAAACCGAAGAAGAGTTGTTGTGGTTGTCTTTTTGGCTACGCCAGGGAACGGGTTTCAACTGGTTAGAAAACCAGATTTCGCTATCGCGGACATATACAAAAGTAGCTGGTTATTAGGTATGTATATCAGCTGGAATTCCAGCTGGAACTTATACCCGCCAAATGGCGGGAGAAATGGTTACCCCCCCTGTCGCTCGCTATGCTCCCGACTTCGCCCTTTTTCCTCCGGCTAACGGGTTCAGCAACTAATGTTGCTTCACCAAAAAGGGCGAAGTCGGGAGCTCCTCGATTTTTGATCCGTTTCCCGGCCGCCCCAAAATCGGGCCGACCAGGAAACGGAAAAATCGGGGCTCCGCGACAGGGGGGGTGAACTGGTTTTAACTGGATCGGCTCAGGCCGCCTGGTTTCAACCGGTTTAAACTCAAAACTGGTTCCAACCCCAACTGGTATCGTCGCCCCACCACTACCAAGGCCCGCAAAACATCCCCGCCTTGAATGAAAAAAGGGATCCCCGCATTGGAGAATCCCTTTTCGAATTGTGGCACAAACCTATTTTACCAGCCGCAAGCGCGACTGCTTGCAAGCCTCTTCCCTTTCCTTTGTCCAGGCGATAAAGGCCTGAGGATTTCTTTGGGCAAAAGTATGGGTGGTGCTTCTTGATCGGCGCTCGGTGTGGAGTAAGAGAGTGTAAACAAAAGCCAAGGAATCAACAATTTTCTGGACTTCCGCGTTAGCTTCCGGGCAGCTTTCTGCCAAGAGAAACAAATCTGTTTCTTCCATTTCGTGCAGTTTCCATAACATTGACGCCATTCCGCCCGCTGTTTGATCAAGTTCTTGGCAAGCCTCGGGGCTTCCCCATGGGTAAGAAATATTTTCGATGATATGCCCGGGGGATAGACGGAGTGAATCTTCTACTTTTTGAACCATCTTTGAGAATGACCGGATTTTCTTTTTCTTGTGATTGCCCATGCTTTTCCTCCTTTTGGTGAATGATTTATGCCAGCCCGGATCCCGATTTATCGAGAATTGAGGTCGGGGCTGACAATAAAAGGAGGAAATTGAAAGCGGGAGAGAGAAAAAGCGGCTTGAATTTAAGGATCTTTTAGCATAAAATAACTTATTCTATGTTCAACAATAAAACATAGCTAACTATATCATATTATTGATTTTTGTCAATATGGGTGGAGGAGTTATGACTAATCGAACAGCTTTCTTCGTCTTGGGGGCCGCTTTGATAATCGTTGCTCTGGGCGGTTTTTTGTATTTTCACCACAGTCAAGCACAGAAAGCGGAAATTGCCAGATTGGAGGCGATTGCCGAACAGGAAAGGCAAAAAGCCCGGGCAGCTGAGGAAGCCAGAAGAGAACAGGAAGAACGGAAATTGGCGGCCATCCAAGAAGAGATGCTTTTGGAGAAAAAAGAGCTGGCTGAACAGGAAAGGCAAAGACGGTTGGAAGAGGAGCAGAGACGCGAAGCAGAACGCCTTAGGAAGGCAAAAGAAGAGGCTAGGCAGTGGCATTTGGCAGAACAGCGTCGTTTAGAGGCGGAGCGTGTCCGCAGACAACAGGAAAAAGAGGCGGCTAACCAAAAGGCGATTGAAGAGCAAAAAGCGCGGCTTACCAAATTCTCTTTTAAGATGGATCCCGCGCATTCAAAGGAGATTGCCGTGGCGCAGGTTTATACCGGCGATTACGTAACCATCCAGGTAAAACGCAATGGAGAGGCAGACGAGAAGCTTTTTGTGGGGGCTTTACCTGTGCGCACTTATCAGTACCTTCTGGATCCAACAAACAGTGGAACA
Proteins encoded in this window:
- a CDS encoding replication initiation protein, whose protein sequence is MKNLEEKSLVVKSNRLIEASYRLTTQEQRLILLMASMIRSDDVDFHTYQIRVKDFNDIVGIKDKAGYRKTKDLTKKLLSRILEIRSERSLLQISWLSSAEYFEGQGYVELSFDPKLKPYLLQIKKYFTQYRLKDVIRLKSFYSVRLYELLKQYEKIGQRAVDLEELRHVLGIRPNEYKLYGHIKNRVIRPAQKELNSKTDIRFEFKEQKTGRKVTGLTFVIYRKKEEPAENLWEVPEEAELEKSGISNKELYEKLVKYFCLSNAQAQEIVKKYDTERIEENLSYVEDKYNKSLISDIAPYTIKAIKEDYRLQRSLFDIEKEEKEQEQEKRNALQRLSERLEEEYRSLKVSAAKKMRESLSEAEISQIEAMVEQDIEKKGQTGIGRDLFFRLGMEEHLARKAGLPTFTEWRQERMKELQK